In Aquiflexum balticum DSM 16537, a single genomic region encodes these proteins:
- a CDS encoding Uma2 family endonuclease, giving the protein MKSEETENKVSEPFTGYGKYSYADYLTWQMDEMVEIIKGKVFRSAAAAPKRIHQEIALKIARKLGDYLDKKPCKIFHAPFDVRLPVKSKKNEDIYTVVQPDICVVCDKSKLDEAGCIGAPDLIIEILSPGNNRKELKYKYEVYEESGVKEYWVIHPNEQTLLIYKLTNGSYIPSKLFTTGDIVLSECIEGFSLDLEYVFSDLD; this is encoded by the coding sequence ATGAAATCTGAGGAGACCGAAAACAAAGTCAGTGAACCATTTACCGGTTACGGAAAATATTCCTACGCGGACTATTTGACCTGGCAAATGGATGAAATGGTCGAAATCATCAAGGGAAAAGTTTTTAGGTCAGCTGCCGCTGCCCCTAAAAGGATTCATCAAGAGATTGCATTGAAAATTGCGAGGAAACTTGGGGATTATTTAGATAAAAAACCCTGTAAAATATTCCATGCCCCCTTTGATGTCAGGCTTCCTGTTAAGTCAAAGAAAAACGAAGATATTTATACAGTGGTGCAGCCTGATATCTGTGTTGTCTGTGACAAGAGCAAATTAGATGAAGCAGGTTGCATTGGCGCGCCTGACCTGATTATTGAAATCCTCTCTCCTGGCAACAACCGGAAAGAACTGAAATATAAATACGAAGTATATGAGGAAAGCGGTGTGAAAGAATATTGGGTAATCCATCCTAACGAACAGACTTTATTGATCTATAAATTAACTAATGGATCATATATCCCTTCCAAACTTTTTACTACCGGGGATATTGTTTTGTCTGAATGCATTGAAGGATTCAGCTTGGATTTGGAGTATGTCTTCAGTGATTTGGATTGA
- a CDS encoding alpha-ketoacid dehydrogenase subunit alpha/beta, which translates to MNNPSSQTAEMIFDRKDYDDQTLIKLYESLLMPRRIEEKMLILLRQGKISKWFSGWGQEAISIGAVNALAEDEYILPMHRNLGIFTGRNLPLEKLFAQFQGKKSGYTKGRDRSFHFGTNEHHIVGMISHLGPQMAIADGIGLAHKLSKENKVTLVFTGDGASSEGDFHEGLNVAAVWKLPVIFVVEHNGYGLSTPSEEQFAFKYFTEKGPGYGMEAVRVDGNNVLEVYDAIKRLSEDIRKHPRPVLLEAITFRMRGHEEASGTKYVPKELMTTWALKDPVDNYERFLEETGVLDPETKEKLNKKIKDAINKGLEKAFAEESIRPDTSEELSDLFSPFEQKVILPSSDNVSEKRFIDAISDGLRQSMIKYPNLILMGQDIGTYGGAFKITDGFKNEFGGERVRNTPLCESAIIGAALGLSIKGYKSMVEMQFADFVSVGFNQIVNNLAKIHYRWGQKADVVVRMPTGAGVAAGPFHSQSNEAWFFHTPGLKIVYPSNPYDAKGLLNAAFEDPNPYLYFEHKALYRSISESIPDDYYTVEIGKANLVEAGEVLSIITYGMGVHWAKAAIKEIGISADILDLRTLLPWDKEAVEKTVRKTGKVIFLQEDCLTGGIGAEICAWISENCFEYLDAPVMREGSLDTPVPFAPNLEKNFLPVERFKEKLGKLMEY; encoded by the coding sequence ATGAACAACCCATCTTCCCAAACAGCAGAAATGATTTTTGATAGGAAAGATTATGATGATCAGACTTTGATCAAATTGTACGAATCTCTTCTGATGCCCCGGAGAATTGAAGAAAAAATGCTGATTCTACTTCGGCAGGGTAAAATCTCAAAATGGTTCAGCGGTTGGGGACAAGAGGCCATTTCTATTGGTGCCGTTAACGCTTTGGCTGAAGACGAATATATCCTTCCAATGCATAGAAACCTGGGTATATTCACAGGGAGAAATCTTCCGCTCGAAAAACTCTTTGCCCAGTTTCAGGGCAAAAAATCAGGGTATACCAAAGGTAGGGACAGGTCATTCCATTTTGGAACCAACGAGCACCATATTGTAGGGATGATTTCCCACTTGGGTCCTCAGATGGCCATTGCAGACGGTATTGGTTTGGCACATAAATTATCTAAAGAAAACAAAGTCACTTTGGTTTTTACGGGAGACGGGGCCAGTTCTGAAGGTGATTTTCATGAAGGCCTGAATGTTGCAGCGGTTTGGAAACTTCCGGTTATTTTTGTGGTGGAACATAATGGTTACGGGCTTTCTACTCCAAGTGAGGAACAGTTTGCTTTCAAATATTTTACCGAAAAAGGGCCTGGCTATGGCATGGAGGCTGTTAGGGTAGACGGCAATAATGTTTTGGAAGTATATGATGCTATCAAAAGATTGTCAGAAGATATCAGAAAGCATCCTAGACCTGTACTTTTAGAAGCCATTACCTTCAGAATGCGGGGTCATGAGGAAGCTTCCGGAACCAAGTATGTCCCAAAAGAATTGATGACAACTTGGGCTTTAAAAGACCCTGTGGACAACTATGAAAGATTCTTGGAAGAAACAGGAGTTTTGGATCCTGAAACCAAAGAAAAACTCAACAAAAAAATCAAAGACGCCATCAATAAAGGTTTGGAAAAGGCATTTGCTGAAGAAAGTATTCGACCAGATACTTCTGAAGAACTTTCCGATTTATTCTCTCCATTTGAGCAAAAAGTCATATTACCTTCATCAGACAATGTTTCAGAAAAAAGATTTATTGATGCCATTTCGGATGGATTGAGACAGTCCATGATTAAATACCCCAACCTCATTCTGATGGGACAGGACATTGGGACCTATGGTGGCGCATTTAAAATTACAGATGGGTTCAAAAATGAATTTGGTGGGGAACGCGTGAGAAATACCCCCCTTTGTGAGAGTGCCATTATCGGGGCGGCCTTAGGCCTTTCCATCAAAGGATACAAATCCATGGTGGAGATGCAGTTTGCAGATTTTGTTTCCGTTGGCTTCAATCAGATCGTGAATAATCTTGCAAAAATCCATTACCGTTGGGGACAAAAAGCCGATGTGGTCGTCAGAATGCCCACGGGTGCAGGAGTTGCGGCAGGGCCTTTTCATTCCCAATCCAATGAGGCTTGGTTTTTTCATACACCAGGATTGAAGATCGTCTATCCATCCAACCCCTATGATGCCAAAGGATTGCTCAATGCGGCTTTTGAAGACCCGAATCCTTACCTGTATTTTGAGCACAAAGCATTGTACCGATCTATCTCTGAGAGCATTCCTGATGATTACTATACCGTAGAAATAGGCAAAGCCAATTTGGTTGAAGCAGGTGAAGTGCTTAGCATCATCACCTATGGCATGGGCGTGCATTGGGCTAAAGCCGCAATAAAAGAAATTGGTATTTCCGCAGATATTTTGGATTTAAGGACTTTGCTTCCTTGGGATAAAGAGGCAGTAGAAAAAACGGTCAGAAAAACCGGCAAAGTGATTTTCCTACAGGAAGATTGCCTGACAGGTGGAATCGGCGCAGAAATATGTGCATGGATTTCGGAAAACTGTTTTGAATATTTGGATGCTCCTGTTATGCGGGAGGGAAGCCTTGATACACCCGTTCCCTTTGCCCCAAACCTGGAGAAGAATTTCCTTCCTGTGGAGAGGTTTAAAGAGAAATTGGGGAAGCTGATGGAGTATTAA
- a CDS encoding helix-turn-helix domain-containing protein, with product MKELMIKNMVCPRCILAVENVLKHLDIPFEQVALGKVRLRAELVEPKKDLLETDLLNLGFEVLKDKDFQKIEMIKNLFSELVQQEEIPAGFNISTYIKENIPEDYSGLSHLFSSIEGITMEKYFIRLKIEKVKEWLFYEELHLSEMAWKLDYSSVQHLSSQFKKLTGMTPTEYRKLVKKGGLGWKDFEDK from the coding sequence ATGAAAGAATTGATGATAAAAAATATGGTCTGTCCCAGATGTATTTTGGCTGTCGAAAATGTTCTTAAACATTTGGACATTCCTTTTGAGCAGGTTGCTTTAGGGAAAGTGAGACTCCGAGCTGAACTGGTGGAGCCGAAAAAGGATTTGTTGGAAACGGACTTATTAAATTTGGGATTTGAGGTATTGAAAGATAAGGACTTCCAAAAAATCGAAATGATCAAGAATCTTTTTTCAGAATTGGTGCAACAGGAGGAAATCCCCGCAGGCTTTAATATCTCCACCTATATCAAAGAAAATATCCCCGAGGATTACAGCGGATTAAGCCATTTGTTCAGCAGTATTGAAGGGATCACCATGGAGAAATATTTTATTCGGTTGAAAATTGAAAAGGTGAAAGAATGGCTATTTTATGAAGAACTCCACCTCAGCGAAATGGCCTGGAAACTGGATTACAGTTCCGTTCAGCACCTTTCCTCCCAGTTCAAAAAACTAACCGGAATGACCCCAACAGAGTACAGGAAATTGGTCAAAAAGGGAGGGTTGGGGTGGAAGGATTTTGAGGATAAATGA
- the rimO gene encoding 30S ribosomal protein S12 methylthiotransferase RimO, which yields MKARTLKKDKVNIITMGCSKNLVDSEVLLTQLKGNGIDASHESNQQDNNIIIINTCGFIDNAKQESIDTILQYVDAKEQGLVDKVYVTGCLSQRYKDDLEKEIPQVDAYFGTRDLPALLKKFKADYKHELVGERLLTHNAHYAYMKISEGCDRPCSFCAIPLMRGGHISRPIEELVKEAQHKAANGTKELLLIAQDSTYYGLDLYKKRNLADLLRNLSDVEGIEWIRLHYAYPTGFPMNVIEVMKERSNICNYLDIPLQHGSSSVLKTMRRGTTREKQEELIHSIRDLIPEIAIRTTLIAGHPGEGEAEFQEMVDFVERMKFERLGIFTYSHEENTHAHSMEDIIPAEVKQERANYLMEIQEQISYDLNQQKVGKEFKVLIDKKENGFFVGRTEFDSVEVDNEVLIDASKFYCRVGDFVQVKIHEATEFDLYGEVV from the coding sequence GTGAAAGCGAGAACATTAAAAAAAGACAAAGTCAATATCATCACCATGGGTTGCTCCAAGAATCTGGTTGATTCCGAGGTGCTTTTGACACAGTTGAAAGGGAACGGAATAGATGCCTCCCATGAATCCAATCAGCAGGATAACAATATCATCATCATCAATACCTGTGGCTTTATAGACAATGCCAAGCAGGAATCGATTGATACTATATTACAATATGTAGATGCCAAAGAACAGGGATTGGTAGACAAGGTCTATGTCACAGGATGCCTTTCCCAGCGCTATAAAGATGATCTGGAAAAAGAAATCCCCCAAGTGGATGCTTATTTCGGGACCAGGGATTTGCCGGCATTGCTCAAAAAATTCAAAGCTGATTACAAACATGAATTGGTAGGCGAAAGACTTTTGACGCACAATGCCCATTACGCTTACATGAAAATATCAGAGGGTTGTGACAGGCCCTGTTCATTTTGTGCCATTCCTCTAATGCGGGGCGGACATATTTCACGCCCTATTGAGGAATTGGTGAAGGAAGCGCAACATAAAGCTGCCAACGGAACCAAAGAACTTTTACTCATCGCCCAGGATTCCACATACTACGGACTTGATCTTTATAAGAAAAGAAACCTGGCCGATTTGTTGAGAAACCTTTCAGACGTAGAGGGAATCGAATGGATCAGGCTGCATTATGCCTATCCCACAGGATTTCCCATGAATGTGATTGAAGTCATGAAAGAGAGATCGAATATCTGCAACTACTTGGATATCCCACTTCAGCACGGTTCTTCTTCGGTTTTGAAAACCATGAGAAGAGGGACAACAAGGGAGAAGCAAGAGGAATTGATCCATTCCATTAGAGATCTGATTCCTGAAATTGCCATCAGGACTACTTTGATTGCCGGTCATCCGGGTGAAGGAGAAGCCGAATTTCAGGAAATGGTGGATTTTGTAGAAAGGATGAAATTTGAGCGGTTGGGTATATTTACCTATTCACATGAAGAGAATACCCATGCCCATTCTATGGAAGACATTATCCCAGCTGAAGTAAAACAGGAAAGGGCCAATTACCTCATGGAAATTCAGGAACAAATTTCCTATGACCTCAACCAACAAAAAGTGGGTAAGGAATTCAAGGTTTTAATTGACAAAAAAGAGAATGGCTTTTTTGTAGGAAGGACTGAGTTTGATTCTGTAGAAGTAGATAATGAGGTATTGATCGATGCTTCAAAGTTCTATTGCAGAGTTGGGGATTTCGTTCAGGTAAAAATCCACGAAGCCACAGAATTTGATCTTTATGGCGAGGTGGTTTGA
- a CDS encoding glycerophosphodiester phosphodiesterase: protein MKKSVLLIFIIIINLSTVNAQFSYDLQGHRGSRGLMPENTIPAMIKALDLGVTTLEMDLAVTKDGIVIVSHEPYMNPVICLTPESNEIVAGDKSHNIYQMDFEEVIKYDCGSKFHSGFPQQVKFHVTKPRLSDLIDVVEKYVSDMGLPKPNYNIEIKSSPDGDGIFHPAPKEFSDLVYRLIDEKLDWSRVNIQSFDFRVLQYMHQVYPQVTLAMLVETASKPAEQLAELGFEPQIYSPYFVALTKETVGEFHKKGMKVIPWTVNTSAQMEKLLEMGVDGIITDYPNLAPKK, encoded by the coding sequence ATGAAAAAATCAGTTTTACTCATTTTTATAATCATTATCAATTTGTCGACTGTCAACGCACAATTTTCTTACGACCTCCAAGGCCATCGCGGCTCAAGAGGATTGATGCCTGAAAATACCATTCCTGCAATGATCAAGGCTTTGGATTTGGGTGTCACAACTCTGGAAATGGACTTGGCAGTGACCAAGGATGGAATCGTTATCGTTTCCCATGAACCCTATATGAATCCGGTGATATGTCTGACACCTGAAAGTAACGAAATCGTCGCAGGAGATAAGTCACATAATATCTATCAGATGGACTTTGAGGAAGTCATCAAATATGATTGTGGAAGCAAATTCCATTCGGGATTTCCGCAACAGGTTAAATTTCATGTAACTAAGCCAAGACTTTCAGATTTGATTGATGTCGTGGAAAAGTATGTGTCGGATATGGGGTTGCCCAAGCCCAATTACAATATTGAGATCAAAAGCAGTCCTGATGGAGACGGAATTTTCCACCCTGCTCCCAAGGAGTTTTCCGACCTTGTTTATAGATTGATTGATGAAAAACTCGATTGGAGCCGTGTCAATATACAATCATTTGATTTCAGGGTTTTGCAGTACATGCATCAGGTTTATCCGCAAGTGACCTTGGCCATGTTGGTGGAGACAGCTTCCAAACCTGCAGAACAGCTTGCAGAGTTGGGATTTGAACCGCAGATTTATTCGCCCTACTTCGTGGCTTTGACCAAAGAGACTGTGGGAGAATTTCATAAAAAAGGCATGAAAGTCATCCCTTGGACTGTCAATACCTCCGCCCAAATGGAGAAATTATTGGAAATGGGCGTAGATGGGATAATTACAGATTACCCAAATTTGGCGCCTAAAAAGTAA
- a CDS encoding adenosine kinase gives MKKYDVTGIGNALVDIEFKVTDQFFWDNKVEKGLMTLVDEERQNALMEVINTSEAKKQCGGSAANTVIAVSQFGGNSYYCCKVANDELGHFFVQDMKDSGVGNNLDPERLEEGITGKCLVMVTEDSERTMNTFLGITQNFSIKDVNESAIKDSKYLFIEGYLVTSPNGKEAMMHAKKIAESAGTKVALTFSDPAMVKYFKSNFEDVIGPSVDLLFANEEEAMLFTNKDNLLEAREELKKAAKHFIITQGKNGAMIYDGDTFIDIEPYKTTAIDSNGAGDMFAGAFMYGITNGHNYASSGKLASMASSKIVSQFGPRLKWHEAKEILARLNP, from the coding sequence ATGAAAAAGTACGACGTAACGGGGATAGGCAATGCCTTGGTAGATATTGAGTTTAAAGTGACTGATCAGTTTTTCTGGGACAACAAAGTTGAAAAGGGTCTGATGACTTTGGTTGATGAAGAAAGACAAAATGCTTTGATGGAAGTTATAAATACCTCTGAAGCTAAAAAACAATGTGGTGGTTCAGCTGCAAACACGGTTATTGCAGTAAGCCAATTTGGAGGGAATTCATATTACTGTTGCAAAGTAGCCAATGATGAATTGGGACATTTTTTTGTTCAGGATATGAAAGATTCGGGTGTGGGCAATAATCTTGATCCGGAAAGATTGGAAGAGGGAATCACAGGCAAATGTCTGGTAATGGTAACCGAAGATTCAGAAAGGACCATGAATACTTTCTTGGGGATTACCCAGAATTTTTCTATCAAAGATGTGAATGAGTCTGCCATTAAAGATTCCAAGTATTTGTTTATTGAGGGTTATTTGGTGACTTCTCCCAATGGTAAGGAAGCCATGATGCATGCTAAAAAGATAGCGGAATCAGCGGGTACTAAAGTCGCACTGACTTTTTCAGACCCGGCTATGGTCAAATATTTCAAGTCCAATTTTGAAGATGTGATTGGACCAAGTGTGGATTTGCTTTTTGCCAATGAGGAAGAAGCCATGTTGTTCACGAATAAAGACAATCTGCTTGAAGCAAGAGAAGAACTTAAAAAAGCAGCCAAACATTTTATCATTACCCAAGGAAAAAACGGGGCCATGATATATGATGGAGATACTTTCATTGATATTGAACCTTACAAAACTACTGCTATAGATAGCAATGGGGCAGGAGATATGTTTGCCGGTGCATTTATGTATGGGATCACCAATGGTCATAATTATGCCTCAAGCGGTAAGTTGGCTTCCATGGCCAGCTCCAAAATTGTCAGTCAGTTTGGTCCAAGGTTGAAATGGCATGAAGCCAAAGAGATATTGGCAAGATTGAATCCATAA
- a CDS encoding M16 family metallopeptidase — MKKSILLFLVGVFIVLSSTAQNKIEFKEFTLDNGLHVIMHQDNSTPIIANTVFYHVGSKNENPEKTGYAHFFEHLMFEGSENIDRGQFAQIVQSSGGTLNAGTSLDFTFYYEILPSNQLELALYLESERMLHAKIDQIGVDTQREVIKQEMKEVMEEQPYMSFRKEMPIRLFPNHPYQSPIIGSAEHLDQATLADFKDFYDTFYVPNNATLVVAGDIDYEETERLVRKYFSEIPRSLKPIPRPDIEIQKLTSEIKDIVYDNIQLPAIFQGYQIPKLGHPDTYALNLLSTYLLSGKSSLMYRELVDKSQKAVQAEAFANDLEDGGMFIILAIANMGIDIDELNEAIDEILVQVKQNGIDANEFEKLLNIKETQLVNNLGSVANISLDLAQAHVFNGGTDYINLQLEQFRKVKPEDIQRVAKEYLKKDSRVVLKYLPKSAQTTE; from the coding sequence ATGAAAAAGTCAATCTTGTTATTTTTGGTAGGGGTCTTTATTGTACTCTCTTCTACAGCCCAAAATAAAATTGAGTTCAAAGAATTCACTTTGGACAATGGTCTGCATGTGATTATGCATCAGGACAACAGCACACCTATTATTGCCAACACGGTTTTTTACCATGTCGGTAGTAAAAATGAAAATCCTGAAAAGACCGGTTATGCACATTTTTTTGAGCACCTGATGTTTGAAGGTTCTGAAAATATCGACAGGGGCCAATTTGCCCAAATAGTGCAATCATCAGGAGGAACGCTGAATGCAGGTACAAGTCTTGATTTCACTTTCTATTATGAGATTTTACCATCCAATCAACTGGAATTGGCTTTGTACTTGGAGTCTGAAAGAATGCTCCATGCCAAAATTGACCAAATCGGAGTAGATACACAAAGAGAAGTGATCAAGCAAGAAATGAAAGAGGTTATGGAGGAACAACCTTACATGTCCTTCAGAAAAGAAATGCCCATAAGACTTTTCCCAAATCACCCTTATCAGTCACCCATTATTGGTTCTGCTGAACATTTAGATCAGGCCACATTGGCAGATTTTAAAGATTTTTATGATACTTTCTATGTTCCCAATAATGCCACATTGGTTGTTGCAGGTGACATTGATTACGAGGAAACGGAACGTTTGGTCAGAAAATATTTCTCTGAAATACCAAGAAGCCTAAAACCAATCCCAAGACCTGATATTGAGATTCAAAAATTGACTTCAGAGATTAAGGATATAGTTTATGACAATATTCAGCTTCCGGCTATTTTTCAAGGCTATCAGATACCAAAATTAGGACATCCTGATACCTATGCATTAAATCTCTTGAGTACCTATTTACTTTCAGGTAAGAGTTCTTTGATGTACAGGGAATTGGTGGATAAAAGTCAAAAGGCGGTGCAGGCAGAAGCTTTCGCGAATGACCTGGAAGATGGAGGCATGTTTATTATATTGGCTATAGCCAATATGGGTATTGATATTGACGAGCTGAATGAGGCCATAGATGAAATTCTCGTGCAGGTTAAGCAAAATGGCATTGATGCCAATGAGTTTGAAAAATTGCTCAATATCAAAGAAACCCAATTGGTAAACAACCTGGGTTCTGTAGCAAACATTTCCTTGGATTTGGCACAGGCCCATGTTTTTAATGGTGGGACTGATTATATCAATTTGCAATTAGAGCAATTTAGGAAAGTGAAGCCTGAGGATATCCAAAGAGTTGCTAAAGAATATCTCAAAAAAGATAGTAGGGTTGTATTGAAATATCTTCCAAAATCAGCACAGACAACTGAATAA
- a CDS encoding M16 family metallopeptidase, whose protein sequence is MKKIISHIFVFMLASTVVAQVDRTKLPEPGPAPEIRFGEAESFTLDNGLKVFLIQNEKLPRVTYTLILDRDPILEGEKSGMLGFVGNMMTAGTKNRSKEEFNEEVDFLGARISGSSTSISGSTLTKHKEKVMELMADVLFNPVFPEEELAKLKTQTKSGLALAKNDPNSISSILTSKLVYGNNHPYGEIETEKTVDNVTVEDIKSYYSTYFKPNIAYLAIVGDMDLPTAKTLVEKYFAGWVSAEVPTHSFEKPNTPEKNIVALVDRSASQQSVIEVTYPLDNFLTSEDYLQSRILGYVLGGGFAGRLLQNLREDKGWTYGASANFGSDDLIARFYAGSSVRGSATDSAIHEIIYEIRNLKENGVKEDELKGAKSALSGSFARSLESPATIANFAINMERYNLPSDYYSTYLQRLNDLSIEQVNASAKKLLKPDNMYITVVGNGSEIQEGLMAFGEVKRFTNAGDPEVQIAMNSEITAEMVLDDYILAIGGEEKVRTIKSSKIESVAEIPGVKLNINYLYDENAHAFSNKIMAMGNVAIHTLIKGGKATVTAGGQTQELSDVQYEAAKMNMFIFPELHYEDLGYSITLEGINDVEGQNAYKVIISNPTGAKQINYYAVDSGLKIKSESTDAGEIFYSEYQDIEGIKYPMMSTLKSPMIPVPLEAKVEKIEFNVAIAEGEMN, encoded by the coding sequence ATGAAAAAGATCATATCACACATATTTGTTTTCATGTTGGCATCAACGGTAGTGGCCCAAGTGGACCGTACCAAATTGCCGGAACCTGGTCCTGCACCGGAAATCAGATTTGGGGAAGCGGAATCATTTACTTTAGACAATGGTTTAAAAGTTTTTTTAATCCAAAACGAAAAACTCCCGAGGGTTACCTATACGCTAATTTTGGACCGAGATCCGATTTTGGAAGGAGAAAAATCCGGAATGCTTGGTTTTGTAGGTAACATGATGACAGCAGGTACGAAGAACAGGTCCAAAGAAGAGTTTAATGAAGAAGTAGATTTTCTTGGAGCCCGAATTTCAGGTAGTTCGACTTCGATTTCAGGATCAACTCTAACAAAACATAAGGAAAAAGTAATGGAATTGATGGCAGATGTGTTGTTCAATCCAGTTTTCCCTGAAGAGGAATTAGCAAAGCTTAAAACCCAAACCAAATCGGGTCTTGCACTTGCCAAAAACGATCCGAATTCCATTTCATCAATATTGACTTCTAAATTAGTCTATGGGAATAACCATCCCTACGGAGAAATAGAGACGGAAAAAACTGTAGATAATGTCACAGTTGAGGATATCAAATCCTACTACAGTACGTATTTCAAGCCTAATATTGCCTATCTGGCAATTGTTGGAGATATGGATTTGCCTACGGCCAAAACTTTAGTGGAAAAGTATTTTGCAGGATGGGTAAGTGCTGAAGTTCCGACACATTCTTTTGAAAAGCCTAATACTCCTGAAAAAAATATAGTAGCGTTAGTAGACCGATCAGCTTCGCAGCAATCTGTAATTGAAGTGACGTATCCTTTGGATAATTTCCTGACTTCCGAGGATTATCTTCAAAGTAGAATCTTGGGATATGTTTTAGGGGGCGGATTTGCCGGACGACTTCTTCAAAATTTAAGGGAAGATAAAGGCTGGACCTATGGTGCATCTGCAAATTTCGGTTCTGATGATCTGATTGCCAGATTCTATGCCGGTTCGAGTGTAAGGGGATCTGCTACAGATTCTGCAATTCATGAAATCATCTATGAAATCAGAAATCTGAAGGAAAATGGTGTCAAAGAGGATGAATTGAAGGGTGCTAAATCTGCACTAAGTGGCTCTTTTGCAAGATCATTGGAGAGTCCTGCAACCATCGCAAACTTCGCTATAAACATGGAAAGGTACAATTTGCCTTCAGATTACTACAGCACTTACCTTCAGAGGTTAAATGATCTTAGCATAGAACAAGTAAATGCTTCCGCAAAAAAACTTTTGAAACCTGACAACATGTATATCACCGTGGTAGGTAACGGATCGGAAATTCAGGAGGGCTTGATGGCTTTTGGAGAAGTGAAGAGATTTACCAATGCTGGCGATCCTGAAGTGCAAATTGCCATGAATTCCGAAATCACCGCTGAAATGGTTTTAGATGACTATATTCTGGCTATTGGCGGTGAAGAAAAAGTAAGGACTATCAAATCATCAAAAATCGAGTCTGTTGCAGAAATTCCAGGAGTAAAATTGAATATCAATTATTTGTATGATGAAAATGCACATGCTTTTTCCAATAAAATAATGGCCATGGGCAATGTCGCTATACATACGCTTATAAAAGGTGGAAAGGCCACAGTTACAGCAGGAGGTCAGACCCAGGAACTTTCAGATGTGCAATATGAAGCAGCAAAGATGAATATGTTTATATTCCCTGAATTGCACTATGAGGATTTGGGTTATAGCATTACACTAGAAGGTATAAATGATGTCGAGGGTCAAAATGCGTATAAAGTCATCATTTCCAATCCCACTGGAGCGAAGCAAATTAATTATTACGCTGTAGATTCAGGTTTGAAAATAAAAAGTGAAAGTACGGATGCCGGAGAAATATTCTATTCGGAATATCAGGATATTGAAGGAATCAAATATCCCATGATGTCCACGCTTAAATCCCCCATGATACCTGTTCCCTTAGAAGCTAAGGTTGAAAAGATTGAATTCAACGTTGCAATTGCGGAAGGGGAAATGAATTAA
- a CDS encoding LolA-like protein — protein MKKLGLFAAILTVGTLQVTAMAGSEDLVNSGLASKIRVELKNGETDPAEVISKYIKAVGGKEKISKILNSVRVMEADFQGNIILMKGISDQQNGRMMQETSVMGNVVQKTIVVNGEGTISTMGQEQAITEEMMQMIKSQMYLFPEGHYEEMGFGLEIRGTEKISGEDVHALVITFPNGMKIMEYYSVRSGLKLKTSSDATGDIDYSDYQEVDGILIPMTLTITNAMLPTALEGKVTSILFNQELTDADFK, from the coding sequence ATGAAAAAACTTGGGTTATTCGCAGCAATATTGACAGTAGGAACACTTCAAGTCACAGCAATGGCTGGCTCTGAAGATCTGGTAAATTCAGGGCTTGCTTCAAAGATCAGAGTTGAACTCAAGAATGGCGAAACAGATCCTGCTGAGGTTATTTCAAAATACATCAAAGCTGTAGGAGGTAAAGAAAAAATCTCTAAAATCCTGAATTCAGTCAGGGTAATGGAAGCTGATTTTCAAGGAAACATTATTCTGATGAAAGGAATCAGTGATCAACAAAACGGCCGAATGATGCAAGAGACCAGTGTGATGGGAAATGTGGTCCAAAAAACCATTGTCGTCAACGGTGAGGGAACAATCTCAACAATGGGGCAGGAACAAGCCATTACTGAAGAAATGATGCAAATGATAAAATCCCAGATGTATCTTTTTCCAGAGGGGCATTATGAGGAAATGGGATTTGGTTTGGAAATCAGAGGAACAGAAAAGATCAGTGGAGAAGATGTGCATGCCTTGGTCATCACTTTTCCAAACGGGATGAAAATCATGGAATATTACAGTGTTAGGAGTGGTTTGAAATTAAAAACCAGTTCAGACGCAACAGGCGACATTGATTATTCCGATTATCAGGAAGTCGATGGAATTTTGATTCCAATGACATTGACCATCACTAATGCCATGTTGCCGACAGCCTTGGAAGGAAAAGTCACGTCAATCCTTTTCAATCAGGAATTGACGGATGCGGATTTTAAATAA